The nucleotide window GTCGACTTGTCGCAGTTCGGCTCGCTGCTGAACCCCAAGGGCAAGTCCAGCGGTTCGTCGGGTGAGAACCTGCCCGAAGGCACCTACGACCCGACGCTGCCCTACGGCGAGCGCCCGCTGAACAAGTCAAAGGGCGACAACAGCCTTATCACCATCGGCGGCACCAGCATCCCGAAGCCGAGCGACGACTGGGTGAAGTTCATCGGCGCCGGCGCGCTGGCCACGTCGCTGCTCGTCCACGTGCTGTGGTTCAAGCAGCAGGTCGACCGGATACCGTTGGAAGCGATCGACTGATGGGACTGCTCAAGAAACTTCGCACGCCGGTCGAGGAACACGACCGGGCCAAGCTCGCCGACTTCTGCACGTCGATCGCCGGCGCTACGCCGATCGCCGAGGTGCAGCCGCGCAGCTACGTGACGGTGGTGGGCGAGATCTCGAGTGTGCGCATCGTGCCCAAGACGGGCGGGTCGCCGTGGCTCGAGGCCACGATCAAGGACGGCACCGGTGCGATGGTCGCCATGTGGACGGGTCGGCGCCGCATGCCCGGCATCCGCACGGGCCGCCGGCTCAAGATGTCAGGCCGCGGCGCGCCCGATGGCGCGGCGGCGCGGCTCAAGGTGCTGA belongs to Acidimicrobiales bacterium and includes:
- a CDS encoding OB-fold nucleic acid binding domain-containing protein; amino-acid sequence: MGLLKKLRTPVEEHDRAKLADFCTSIAGATPIAEVQPRSYVTVVGEISSVRIVPKTGGSPWLEATIKDGTGAMVAMWTGRRRMPGIRTGRRLKMSGRGAPDGAAARLKVLNPEYELL